In Candidatus Bathyarchaeota archaeon A05DMB-5, the genomic window GCACGTTCACTGTTATTAGGCTGTCAACTCCAACAGCGTTAAGCATCTGCGCTATGGCTTCTATGCTTACTGCTTCGCCTTGAAGGAAAATCTTGTCTTGGCGTGCGTAGGCAAGATAAGGCACGACAGCTGTTACTTTTTTTGTACCATGGCGTTTGGCTGCATCGACGATAAATGCTAGCTGCATTAAACGGGTATCTTGTGGTGGACTTGTGGTTTGGATTATTACCACTTCTTCATTCTTTACTGAGCCTTCTAATCTTACGTATGATTCTCCGTCTGGATGAGTTTTAAAAGTCAGCGGAATCGCTTCTACGCCTAAGAGTGCAGCTATTTTTTCGCCTAACTCTCTTGACGCTGGACCTGGTATTATCTTCATTTTGTTCGCCGTGGTTAAGAATGCGGTTCTCTTGGTTTTTTAGATTTTCCCAGATGCCTTGTACTGTTCGATAAGTTCTTTTGCTCTGTCCATGCGGATTTTGCGTTCTTCAACCATTTTTTCTGCTACTAAATCGATTAGTTCGCCTGTTGCGCCTGCTGCTACGGCTATGTTTCTCGCGTGAAGTGACATGTGTCCGCGTTGTATTCCTTCATGTGCTAACGCACGTAATGCGCCAAGATTCTGTGCTAAACCAACAGCTGCTAAAACTTCTGCGAATTCGTTTGCAGTTTTTACGCCTAAGATTTTTATTGCTATTTTCGCGATTGGGTGGGTTCGCACTGCTCCACCGATTAGGCCTACAGCCATCGGCAGTTCAACTGAGCCTACTAGGTCGCCGTTTTCGTTTTTCTCCCATGTTGAAAGCGTTGTGTAGTGTCCGTTTTTTACTGCATAAGCGTGGGCTCCTGCTTCGATTGCGCGGTGGTCGTTGCATGTGGCGATTATGACAGCTATTATGCCGTTCATTATGCCTTTGTTGTGGGTTGCGGCTCGGTATGGGTCTGCTGCTGCGAAAGCGGATGCGTTTACTATGCCGTCTACGACTTCTTCTCCGCCAACTGAGTCTTTGGGCACTATGCACCATGCTCTGGCTAAGCGTTTAACGGCTAAATTGGAGATTATTCGCAGGTAAACACGTCCGCCTGTTATGCGTTCTATTAATGGCGCGACAGCTTCAGCCATCGTGTTAACTGCGTTGGCACCCATGGCGTCGCGGCAGTCAACATGCAATTCTGTGATGAGCATTGGTCCTTGGGTTGTTTGGATCACTTTTGCGTCTAGGTCTTTTGCGCCGCCGCCGACGGAAACGAGCACTGGGTCTTGGTCATTTGCCTTCTTTATGATTTCTTCTTTTGCTTGTAAAATGCGCATTTTGGCTGCGTATGGGTCTTTTATGCCGACTGCTTGTATTTGTCCGATCATTATTGGTGGTGTGCTGCTTGTGTGGAAGCCTCCACCGTCGCGTGCCATTTTTGCTGCGTAGCTGGCTGCTGCGACAACGGATGGTTCTTCAATAGCCATGGGAATCAGATAGTCACGTTTGTTTATGAGAAAGTTTACGCCGATGCCTAATGGTATTGGAATGGCGCCGACAACATTTTCTATCATGCGGTCAGCTAAATCCAAAGACAAAGAACCAGTATTCTGCAACAAAGACGCTTCTTCATCCGTTAAACCAGCAAACTCCCTAACAAATTGCAAACGCTCTTTAGTACTAAGCTTATAGAAACCTGAAATTAGAGACGATTTATTCATATTGAACCTCATGTTTCTATTGTAAGTAAAGATACTTCTGTCTATCATTTATAACTTTGTTGAAAAATAAAAAAGTGAGCCAAAGTTTCCACTTCTGTTTTAATGGCCCATTCTTTACTCTTATAAATGATTCTTAATTAATAAAAAGGAGGAAAATGTGTGGAGCATTAGTTTTTGACTAGTATCATTATTTTTACATCCACAGTATTTGTCTCTGCAGCGTCGCTTACCCATCGAATTACCCATTCAATTCGCCAGTTTGCATTTGCTGGAATGACGACATCTCCTGTACTGTCTACGCCTTGTAGATTTCCTGGCAAGTATATCATGTTACCTTGTAGAGCGTTACTTTCGTCATAGATGGCGATGGTTATATATTCAAGTGCACTACTGTTAGAGATAGTCCATGAATCAAACTTCATCTCAAACGTATGCGATGAAGAACCAACATTTGTAATGCTTACGGGTTCATAGTATGTCTTGTTAACTCCCTGTCCCCCAGTCATGGAGCCGAACTTTACTACTGTCTTAGAGGGATTGAGCCAACCTCCTGCTATTGAGAAGTTGGCGCCTGCCACAAATTGAAGATCTTTGGGTGTGACGTCGACACCAACATGCGACTCAATGTACATTTGACTGTAAAAATCTGCGCTTACTACAGCAATCAGTATCGATACTATTACCAGTGTTACAAATTTCAGACTTTTCTTGTAGTTTATTTTCATTTTGTTGTTTCACCTCCTTTCCTTCTTTTTCTTTCTTTAAGCGTGTCTATCCATATTCTTGCGAGCACGTAGACGCTTACGCCTAAGACTAAGATGCAGGCTATTGCTAAGGCTACGGCTGAAGTTACGAAGGCTGCCTCCCCCCAAGAAGGCTTAAGAACTGCGTAAACGCTTGCGCTTGTTATTGCTGTGCCTGCACCTAGGGCTATGTACCACCATTTTGGCTTGAAGAATATGTATGCGCCTAACCCCACGACGAGCGTGTCGAACGCGACTATTGCTATGAAGGTTGTTTCCCATGTCATGTGTGGAAGCATCACTAATGGATGAACAGCTATGTCGGCGTAGTTGGTTACGAAGAAGGTAGCTAAGACTATTGAGGGCAAGGTGACGGTGAACAGGAAAACTTTAGCGTAGTTCAGCAGTTTCTTTACTATTCCAAGATAAGCGTTGACTGCGACGATGTTCGCCAAAGCCACAACCAAATACAATAGACTGTACCAGAACCGCATGTACTCGCCAAACGACAGCATGAACTCTTTGCTTACGATTAGTTGTCCAAACCCAGCCAAAGCCGCAACTTGATACAAGTACGGTAGATGCCACGGAAAATGACGGTCTAATAGGCATGTTAGCAAGCTTACGGCTAGGAAAAGGTCTATGCCCAGCAGTGCGAAGAACTCTGGTTGTAGTGGGGAAGGCAATTTCGGTACCGCACCCGAAAGTCTGGTTTCTTTTTATTTAAGACATATGAATTCGGAATTCGAATCCGAATTCTATAATAGAAAACGTGAAAATGGAAAATAATCTGTTGTGTAGCAATGTGCAATACACACAGTAAAAGTGCTGATGCGACAGATAAGTGTGTTTGTGGGTTATTTTTTGGGCAGTGCTATGGCGGAGATTCCGAAGCGTTTATGGATTTCTTTTGCGAGGATTTCTGCGTGTCCTACGCGGTAGTTGTCGGTTATGACGAGTTTTGGTTTTGAGCGTCTAACGTATTCGAGTAGTCCGTTGAAGTCTGAGTGGTCGCTCAGGGCGATTATGTATTCTTTTTCGTTGATTTCGCGGCATGGAGAGTTAAATTCCCAACCGCTAACGTAAACTCTGAAGGCGTCATGACCTACTTTGCTTCTTGAGCCCATGTGGTAGAAGGCTATGCATGACACGTTTTTTTCCAGCATTTCTTTGGCTTCCCGTTCTTCAGAAAGCATTAAACGCCCAAGACGCATGCCATGTTTTTCGCAAACTTTTGACACATGAAAGACTTTTTCCGGCACAACAAAAGGCGCTTTTACACCAGCTTTGTGTAGGATTTGCATGACTTCTTGGAGTTTGCCGTGATAGCCAAAAACGTAAACGGTGCCTTGTTCTAATCCATGTTCTATGACGGAGATTAGGAGGTTTTTGATGTCTTTGGCAAATGAGCGTTTGCATGTTGGACCTCCATACGTGGCTTCCATGACAAGCGTGTCTGCGTCTAAAATTGGGGTTCCGTCGATTCTGAAGTCACCTGTGAAAACTGTTTTTGCTCCTTCCTTGTCTTCTACGAGCACTTGTGCTGCGCCTAGGATGTGGTCGGCGCCGAAAAGCGTGATGTATTCGTCATTGTATTGGAAGGTTTTGCCGTATTCGTGTGTTTCCACGTTGCCTTCCATCAGGAAAAGTGGTCCCATCATGACGTCGATTAAGTCTTTTGTTGCTTTTGTCATTAGCACTTTTTCGCATGTTCGGAGGCTTTGTTTTAAGCCGGTCATGTGGTCAGCGTGGGCGTGCGTGACCACTCTTAATGGTCTTGTTTTGTCGAAGGCGTCGCATGCGACATGTTTTCCCAAAAGCACAGCGCCAGTTTCTGTTATTGTGGCTTGCGTGGACAAGGTTACGCACCGGTCATGTGGTTTTTGGCGCGAGCCAATCGATTAATTCTCTTGGGTTTTCGCATTCTATTTTGACTTTTATTGGTCCTAAGGGCGATTCTGCCACTTCTTTAGAAAAAGATACATGCCCTGCGTATGCAACTTGCTTGTTTAAGCAAAAGTTTATGGTTTTTCCACTTAGTCCTTCGAATAATACTGCTCTTGCGGCGTCGCGGATGCGTTCTCTGCGGAGTAAATTGTAAAGTTTAGTGAGGGCTTCTTGTTCTGTTGCTTCTGCGGTTAGTATAGCCCCCTTATATATAGGTTGAACTTTGGTTTGAATGTTGCCGAAAATGTTTTCGATGGCGCGTTTTACTTTTTCTTCGCTTTCTGTTGGGTTGATTTCCGCTTCCACGTAGACTTTTATTTTGTCCATTTGTGTTCGACTTTCCTGAGAACTTCTCTGGCTTTCTGTTTTACTAGCTCATATTTTTCTTCGTTTACTATTAAGTGTTCAGCCATTGCTATGGCTTCGCCTAACCCGACGCTTAATTCACGCGTGTCTCTTTCATGGAAGATTTCCCAACTGGCTGGGTCGTCGCTTCTTTGTCTGTGATAAAGTCTTTTGAACCTTGTTTCCGGCGGCGAATGAACCGCTATGAGCGTGAATTTTGGAAAATGCCTTTTGAATTCTTCAACTTCGTTTAAGCTGCGTATACCATCTACGAGAATTTTGCTTTCTTGTGCGTTTTCTATTTTTGGAATGCACATTTTTGCTATGACACTTTTTCCCTCTTTCTCACGCAATTCAAGCATTATTTTGCCAATGTTTTGGGGGTTCAGTTCTAACCCTCTACGCGTTGTTTCCTCTCGCACCACATCACCCATCACAACAATGCCATAACCCATCTCTTTAGCGGCAGAAACCACTAAGGATTTTCCAGCTCCGGGCATACCAGCTAAACCAACAACCAGTTTATTGCTGCTCACTTTGCATTTCCCTCTGTGGACAGATTTTGTCAGTAACAGATAGTCTTTTACATTAAAAGCATTTATGAGAAAGTTACATGAAGAATAAGCGAAGGAATACTTGATGTCTGAGGCCATAAGAAGTTTTATAGCTTTTGACATGGACAGCGAACAAGTTCTTAAAAGGATAACAGACATCCAATCTCTCCTAACCAAAACTGGAGCAGACCTAAAACTAGTTGAACCTAAAAACATTCACATAACCGTCCGATTTCTCGGAAACATAACCCAACCCATGGTAGACAAGATTTTTGAAGAAATGAAAAAGGTTCAGTTTGTCCCTTTCAACATTAAAATTCGTGGAACTGGCGCTTTTCCTAACTTGCGTTATCCGCGAGTTTTGTGGGCAGGAATAACTGAAGGCGTCGACCAATTGAGAAACATTTTCAACCAGCTAGAACCCCGTTTACGCAGTTTAGGATTTACACCTGACCCGAAAGGCTTTAGCCCTCACCTTACGATTGCCCGTGTCAAGTCTGGAAGAAACAAGGCTGAACTCGCTAAATTCCTAAACGAGAACGCAAATTACGAGTTTGGAATTGTACTGGCTGAATGTTTAAGACTTAAAAAGAGCGATTTGACGCCGAAGGGACCAATTTACTCAACACTTAAAGAGGTTTGTCCATAAAAATAGAGAAAGGGCAATGTTTATGGAGAGAAAGATAGCGGATGTCTGCGCAACTGTTCTAAAACGTGTCACGCCAGACAAGAAAAGGCGCGCAAAAATTGAGGTTTTAGCTAGAAAACTGGAGAAGAAAGTTGCTAACGCATCTAAAGCTTTGGGTGTTGAAGCTATAGTGCGCGTGGAAGGTTCTG contains:
- the thpR gene encoding RNA 2',3'-cyclic phosphodiesterase → MSEAIRSFIAFDMDSEQVLKRITDIQSLLTKTGADLKLVEPKNIHITVRFLGNITQPMVDKIFEEMKKVQFVPFNIKIRGTGAFPNLRYPRVLWAGITEGVDQLRNIFNQLEPRLRSLGFTPDPKGFSPHLTIARVKSGRNKAELAKFLNENANYEFGIVLAECLRLKKSDLTPKGPIYSTLKEVCP
- the fliE gene encoding flagellar hook-basal body complex protein FliE; its protein translation is MSSNKLVVGLAGMPGAGKSLVVSAAKEMGYGIVVMGDVVREETTRRGLELNPQNIGKIMLELREKEGKSVIAKMCIPKIENAQESKILVDGIRSLNEVEEFKRHFPKFTLIAVHSPPETRFKRLYHRQRSDDPASWEIFHERDTRELSVGLGEAIAMAEHLIVNEEKYELVKQKAREVLRKVEHKWTK
- a CDS encoding exonuclease, producing the protein MSTQATITETGAVLLGKHVACDAFDKTRPLRVVTHAHADHMTGLKQSLRTCEKVLMTKATKDLIDVMMGPLFLMEGNVETHEYGKTFQYNDEYITLFGADHILGAAQVLVEDKEGAKTVFTGDFRIDGTPILDADTLVMEATYGGPTCKRSFAKDIKNLLISVIEHGLEQGTVYVFGYHGKLQEVMQILHKAGVKAPFVVPEKVFHVSKVCEKHGMRLGRLMLSEEREAKEMLEKNVSCIAFYHMGSRSKVGHDAFRVYVSGWEFNSPCREINEKEYIIALSDHSDFNGLLEYVRRSKPKLVITDNYRVGHAEILAKEIHKRFGISAIALPKK
- a CDS encoding hydroxymethylglutaryl-CoA reductase, degradative, which produces MRFNMNKSSLISGFYKLSTKERLQFVREFAGLTDEEASLLQNTGSLSLDLADRMIENVVGAIPIPLGIGVNFLINKRDYLIPMAIEEPSVVAAASYAAKMARDGGGFHTSSTPPIMIGQIQAVGIKDPYAAKMRILQAKEEIIKKANDQDPVLVSVGGGAKDLDAKVIQTTQGPMLITELHVDCRDAMGANAVNTMAEAVAPLIERITGGRVYLRIISNLAVKRLARAWCIVPKDSVGGEEVVDGIVNASAFAAADPYRAATHNKGIMNGIIAVIIATCNDHRAIEAGAHAYAVKNGHYTTLSTWEKNENGDLVGSVELPMAVGLIGGAVRTHPIAKIAIKILGVKTANEFAEVLAAVGLAQNLGALRALAHEGIQRGHMSLHARNIAVAAGATGELIDLVAEKMVEERKIRMDRAKELIEQYKASGKI